From a single Eleginops maclovinus isolate JMC-PN-2008 ecotype Puerto Natales chromosome 20, JC_Emac_rtc_rv5, whole genome shotgun sequence genomic region:
- the synprb gene encoding synaptoporin b, with translation MCMVIFAPIFAICAFATCGGYYGRLQVKVDCAGRRQSNLSINIDFGYPFRLKDVHFNAPLCEAEREEIIFLHGDFSSASQFFLTVGVFAFLYSLLATIVYVFYQNNYLKNNRGPLVDFVVTSIFSCMWLVSSCCWAKSLSDIKTATNPTQVLLLISACRAHENKCTATQEPLWSRPNTSVVFGFVNVILWVGNIWFVFKETGWYKTGQRYPTRSASGKRNCEMRQRLYSESSFEQPDEGFGPQLSRQGSVNQQVNRQVSFNESQVSLTLPHAYLGKPVVYDRDSKVASQGPMIFVNEM, from the exons atgtgtatggtTATATTTGCTCCG atTTTTGCCATCTGTGCTTTTGCAACATGTGGAGGATACTATGGTCGTCTCCAGGTTAAAGTGGACTGTGCAGGCAGGAGGCAGAGTAACCTCAGCATCAACATTGATTTTGGATATCCTTTCAG ATTAAAAGATGTGCATTTTAATGCTCCATTGTGTgaggcagagagggaagagaTTATTTTCTTGCATGGCGACTTTTCCTCCGCTTCTCAGTTTTTCCTGACTGTGGGGGTTTTTGCTTTCCTGTACTCTCTGCTGGCAACCATTGTCTATGTCTTCTACCAGAACAACTATTTGAAGAACAACAGAGGCCCTCTCGTG GATTTCGTTGTTActtccatcttctcctgcaTGTGGCTCGTGAGCAGTTGCTGTTGGGCCAAATCTCTTTCTGACATCAAGACAGCCACAAACCCAACACAGGTTCTCCTGCTCATTTCAGCCTGCAGAGCTCATGAGAACAAATGCACAGCCACCCAGGAGCCTCTCTGGTCACGACCTAACACATCTGTG GTTTTTGGTTTTGTAAATGTCATCCTCTGGGTAGGCAATATTTGGTTTGTCTTCAAAGAGACAGGCTGGTACAAGACAGGTCAGAGATATCCAACAAGGAGTGCTTCTGGGAAACGCAACTGTGAAATGAGACAGCGTCTCTACAGTGAGAGCAGCTTCGAGCAGCCGGATGAGGGTTTCGGTCCCCAACTCTCCAGACAAGGCAGTGTCAATCAGCAGGTCAACAGACAAGTTAGCTTCAACGAGTCCCAAGTAAGCTTGACTTTACCGCACGCATATCTTGGCAAACCAGTAGTTTATGATAGGGACAGTAAAGTGGCGTCTCAAGGGCCGATGATATTTGTCAATGAGATGTGA